From Methanosarcina lacustris Z-7289, one genomic window encodes:
- a CDS encoding type IV pilin N-terminal domain-containing protein, translated as MLNRTEKKITSDEQAVSEVMGQVLLVGIAVIMLSSLSVFVFSQDGPADIPHTDVLEIMDTSTDTICLKHGGGEPIRAEDAEIILNINGKKYVYTSSQIYKSLGNRSVWDVGDTIEINTMSTWTVDLKNRDEVELYLVDTPSKELIRKSSLTTEFQKRAGLATWLTPMGEISDTSTGYGDNKQAHASDSNTEDAKGDDNENKNCTTHYPPENATNPGIYQEFDFGFNPIAYGVRPDDTFCNVTLVISYYCHDSSIKEIKLKFYDIDEYGNEKWVYSEPIYNPVTDNAANSNFLFKSINLTDHINTYDDLANFKVRIEASTTANPSAKKQISIDYMALWVEQTSIESE; from the coding sequence TTGCTTAACCGAACTGAAAAAAAGATAACATCTGATGAGCAGGCAGTTTCGGAAGTAATGGGGCAGGTTCTTCTCGTAGGCATAGCAGTGATCATGCTCAGCTCATTGAGTGTTTTTGTATTTTCACAGGACGGGCCTGCCGATATCCCCCATACGGATGTCCTTGAAATTATGGACACGTCCACTGACACGATTTGCCTAAAACATGGAGGTGGAGAACCAATAAGGGCCGAGGATGCCGAGATAATACTAAACATTAACGGCAAGAAGTATGTGTACACATCCTCTCAAATTTATAAAAGCCTGGGAAATCGCAGCGTTTGGGATGTCGGGGACACTATTGAAATCAATACAATGAGCACGTGGACAGTTGACCTGAAAAATAGAGACGAGGTGGAGTTGTATCTGGTCGATACCCCATCAAAAGAGTTGATCCGGAAAAGCAGCCTTACGACAGAGTTCCAGAAGAGAGCCGGTTTAGCAACATGGCTCACCCCTATGGGGGAGATATCGGATACATCCACCGGATATGGGGACAATAAACAGGCTCATGCTTCAGATAGTAATACAGAAGACGCGAAAGGTGATGACAACGAAAACAAAAATTGTACCACTCATTACCCCCCGGAAAATGCGACAAACCCCGGTATATATCAGGAATTCGATTTCGGATTCAATCCCATAGCCTACGGGGTAAGACCGGATGATACTTTCTGTAACGTAACCCTCGTGATCAGCTATTATTGCCATGATAGCTCCATAAAAGAAATTAAACTCAAATTCTATGATATCGACGAATATGGAAATGAGAAATGGGTATACTCAGAACCTATCTACAACCCAGTTACAGACAATGCAGCAAACAGTAATTTCTTGTTCAAAAGTATCAATCTGACAGATCACATCAATACATATGATGACCTGGCGAATTTCAAGGTACGGATAGAAGCATCAACTACAGCAAATCCGAGTGCGAAGAAACAGATAAGCATCGATTATATGGCCCTATGGGTAGAACAAACGAGCATCGAGAGTGAGTGA
- a CDS encoding type IV pilin produces MDLKKIFRNDRAVSPVIGVVLMVAITVILAAAIGSSVFGQSPAKSAPQANINAKLTNGAHNITIEHLGGDTIVWDSTIIRFSYENGSAVGLNNTDGIIPNPAGQFAVGEIKSFVVANSTTLPAGLPTGEVFNIKITDKVSNQLICDKKIRT; encoded by the coding sequence ATGGATCTCAAAAAAATATTTAGAAACGACAGGGCAGTGTCGCCGGTTATCGGTGTCGTGCTGATGGTCGCAATCACCGTCATCCTCGCCGCAGCAATCGGTTCATCTGTCTTTGGTCAGAGCCCTGCCAAATCAGCACCGCAGGCGAACATCAATGCAAAACTTACTAACGGCGCCCATAATATAACAATTGAACATCTTGGTGGAGATACCATTGTCTGGGACAGTACAATAATCCGCTTTAGTTATGAGAATGGTAGCGCTGTTGGTTTAAATAATACTGATGGGATAATTCCTAATCCTGCTGGCCAATTCGCAGTTGGAGAGATCAAAAGTTTCGTTGTTGCTAATAGTACTACTTTACCTGCCGGATTACCTACCGGAGAAGTCTTTAACATTAAGATTACTGACAAAGTCTCTAACCAGTTAATTTGTGACAAAAAAATAAGGACTTAA
- a CDS encoding type IV pilin N-terminal domain-containing protein produces MKKFIKNSSAISDVMGEVLMTTISVIMLSSIAVFVFSYDGAADVPHTQVKGWMNAQNETIYLENSGGEFIDTESFEIAVNINENRSTYSSSQIYANLGNRSVWELGDIIEINTFGEWGIDIKEGDEINVYLIDIPSKEIIQNLKISSEYLEASNWTAP; encoded by the coding sequence GTGAAAAAATTCATTAAAAACTCCAGTGCCATTTCAGATGTCATGGGGGAGGTGCTCATGACGACAATATCAGTGATCATGCTCAGCTCAATTGCCGTTTTCGTTTTTTCATATGACGGAGCGGCTGACGTTCCCCACACTCAGGTGAAAGGATGGATGAATGCACAGAACGAGACAATCTATCTGGAAAACAGCGGAGGAGAGTTTATCGATACTGAATCCTTTGAAATTGCAGTAAACATCAATGAGAATCGGAGCACTTACTCTTCGTCCCAGATATATGCGAATCTGGGAAACAGGAGCGTATGGGAGCTGGGAGACATAATAGAAATTAACACATTCGGAGAATGGGGAATCGACATCAAAGAAGGAGATGAAATAAATGTGTATCTGATCGATATTCCCTCAAAAGAAATCATCCAGAACTTGAAAATTTCCTCCGAATACTTAGAGGCTTCCAACTGGACTGCTCCATAA
- a CDS encoding cysteine desulfurase: MYDVYAVREDFPVLKEVVYLDSTATTQTPIPAVEAMVEYFYRYAGNHGRGAHRLARETTNRYEDARETVASFLNADPSKTVFTKNTTDGINLVANSYPWEAGDHIVTTMLEHHSNLLPWLRLQKKGVNVTVVSPDRKGIIDPQMIENALTDRTKLIAITQVSNVFGSIQNIKRTTKIARRNGVKTLIDGAQSAGHMPVDLKDLECDFFATAGHKGLLGPQGTGVLYIRQPEILESASLGGGTVSDVSGLSYTLEPSPACFEAGTPNIPGVIGLGRAVEYVEKIGVSEIEKHEAKLSGEAAKRLSELEHVEVYGPENRAGIVPFNVKGLHAHDVALILDQTRKICVRSGHHCAIPITRFLEVDSTVRASFALYNTEEEVDILVNAVNALKALVS, from the coding sequence ATGTACGATGTATATGCGGTCCGTGAAGATTTTCCTGTTTTAAAAGAAGTTGTGTACCTGGACAGCACAGCGACTACGCAGACCCCGATCCCTGCAGTTGAAGCCATGGTTGAATACTTTTACAGGTACGCCGGCAACCACGGGAGAGGGGCTCATCGCCTTGCCAGGGAGACCACAAACCGCTATGAAGATGCACGGGAAACTGTTGCCAGTTTCCTGAATGCAGATCCTTCAAAGACCGTATTTACGAAAAATACAACCGATGGGATCAACCTTGTTGCAAATAGTTATCCCTGGGAAGCAGGAGACCACATCGTTACAACAATGCTCGAGCACCATTCAAATCTTCTGCCCTGGCTGCGTCTGCAGAAGAAAGGAGTAAACGTAACAGTTGTAAGCCCGGACCGCAAAGGCATAATTGATCCTCAGATGATCGAAAATGCTCTAACAGACAGGACAAAGCTCATCGCTATAACCCAGGTTTCAAACGTTTTCGGTTCTATCCAGAATATTAAAAGGACTACGAAAATTGCCCGCAGAAACGGGGTAAAAACTCTTATTGATGGTGCCCAGTCTGCAGGACATATGCCGGTGGACCTGAAAGACCTTGAATGTGATTTTTTTGCAACCGCAGGACACAAAGGGCTGCTTGGTCCACAGGGAACCGGTGTACTCTACATCAGACAACCGGAGATTCTGGAAAGCGCCTCCTTAGGGGGAGGCACAGTTTCGGACGTTAGCGGGCTTTCATACACACTTGAGCCTTCCCCTGCTTGTTTTGAAGCCGGCACTCCAAATATTCCCGGGGTTATCGGGCTCGGGAGAGCAGTAGAGTATGTGGAAAAAATAGGGGTTTCCGAGATTGAAAAGCATGAAGCGAAACTTTCCGGTGAAGCTGCAAAGAGACTTTCAGAACTCGAGCATGTGGAGGTTTACGGGCCTGAAAACCGGGCAGGGATTGTTCCTTTTAATGTGAAAGGGCTTCATGCTCACGATGTTGCCTTGATCCTTGACCAGACCAGAAAAATTTGTGTCCGCAGTGGACATCACTGTGCAATCCCGATTACCCGCTTCCTTGAAGTTGACAGTACTGTAAGAGCTTCTTTTGCACTTTACAACACAGAAGAAGAAGTAGATATACTTGTAAATGCAGTCAACGCGCTCAAAGCTCTTGTATCCTGA
- a CDS encoding GNAT family N-acetyltransferase has translation MTEILIRNAEKKDLPAIQRLLSTYFLDMEELEPEDFVLAEKEGKVIGCAALIRDTSNENTFLELHSIAVHPNLRGKGIGTRLMEYLINTIDSPEMPGAQVCELYVRTTAPGFFEKLGFITMQDAEKLLIWEDCRKCEHFEKCAQHAMKYFRVS, from the coding sequence ATGACCGAAATTTTAATCCGAAACGCTGAAAAAAAAGATCTGCCTGCAATCCAGAGGCTCCTATCCACTTATTTTCTGGATATGGAAGAGCTTGAGCCTGAGGACTTTGTACTAGCTGAAAAAGAAGGAAAAGTTATCGGATGTGCTGCTCTTATCAGAGACACGTCAAATGAGAACACTTTTCTGGAGCTCCACTCCATTGCCGTGCACCCAAACCTTCGGGGAAAAGGAATTGGAACCCGGCTTATGGAGTACCTTATAAATACTATTGATTCTCCCGAGATGCCAGGCGCCCAGGTGTGTGAATTATATGTACGGACGACTGCTCCGGGCTTTTTTGAAAAACTTGGTTTTATAACAATGCAGGACGCTGAAAAATTACTTATCTGGGAAGACTGCAGAAAGTGTGAGCATTTTGAGAAGTGTGCACAGCACGCCATGAAGTATTTTCGAGTTTCTTGA
- a CDS encoding type II/IV secretion system ATPase subunit: protein MGEVTEISEKQSFISGLFGKKGDSNSISEILKRAKSHFDKPLRSMPAYDQENDGPLVEFEVPEGFKEIERYWLQEPYSLVSILVDRRTRYYRLVEPALTKFEKEMLKRLHDDFQDVLVLNPTTSKIEKDALLVDKTLFLLERYNAEISASAIHRIMYYLKRNLLGYDKINSLLYDPYIEDISCDGVEVPLYIYHTRYLNIESNISFEEEELDSLVIKMCQLNNKHISVSQPIVDATIQDGSRLQAMLGREITPRGSSFTIRKFRKDPITPIDLLGFKTCDMEMLVYLWLAIENGYNMLFAGGTASGKTSMLNATSLFMPSTAKIVSIEDTRELLLYHNNWVSGIARESFAADATGEVSMYDLLKASLRQRPDFIIVGEVRGSEARTLFQAMSTGHATSSTMHAGDVQTVINRLTHEPINVPHIMLQSLDVLCIQEQVYIEEKRVRRTRSLVEVLNVDTETGDLGINEIFNWDPSGDCFLKVGDSHLMQEIMHVRGWDSGQLRSEIESRRKILTYLYEKNMRSYIQVSLVVQAYQSYPKIVMEGIENDTLYSLIQDMVA, encoded by the coding sequence ATGGGTGAAGTAACAGAAATCTCGGAAAAGCAAAGTTTTATTTCGGGGTTATTCGGGAAAAAAGGCGATAGTAACTCCATCTCAGAGATATTAAAAAGGGCTAAAAGTCATTTTGATAAGCCTTTGAGAAGTATGCCGGCATACGATCAGGAAAATGACGGACCTCTTGTAGAGTTCGAAGTGCCTGAAGGATTTAAGGAAATCGAAAGGTACTGGCTTCAAGAACCTTATTCTCTGGTATCGATTCTGGTAGACCGCAGAACAAGATACTACAGGCTGGTTGAACCTGCCCTCACAAAGTTTGAAAAAGAAATGCTCAAAAGACTTCATGATGATTTTCAAGATGTACTGGTTTTGAACCCTACGACCTCTAAAATAGAAAAAGATGCTCTCCTTGTGGACAAAACCCTTTTCCTTCTTGAACGTTATAATGCTGAAATTTCGGCCTCAGCCATTCACAGAATAATGTATTACCTCAAAAGGAACCTGCTTGGATATGACAAAATCAATTCTCTTCTTTATGATCCTTATATAGAAGATATATCATGTGACGGTGTAGAAGTTCCGCTCTATATTTATCATACAAGGTATCTCAATATTGAAAGTAATATTTCTTTTGAAGAGGAAGAACTTGACTCCCTTGTAATCAAGATGTGCCAGCTGAATAACAAGCACATCTCTGTCAGCCAGCCAATCGTGGATGCAACAATCCAGGATGGATCAAGGCTTCAGGCTATGCTAGGTAGAGAAATCACTCCCCGCGGCAGTTCGTTTACTATCCGTAAGTTCAGAAAAGATCCGATAACACCAATCGATCTGCTCGGCTTTAAGACGTGCGATATGGAAATGCTGGTATACCTCTGGCTGGCCATAGAAAACGGCTACAATATGCTTTTTGCAGGAGGGACGGCTTCAGGAAAAACCTCAATGCTTAATGCTACGTCCCTTTTCATGCCTTCCACAGCCAAGATAGTCTCTATAGAGGATACAAGGGAACTCTTACTCTACCACAACAACTGGGTCTCGGGTATAGCAAGGGAAAGTTTTGCCGCAGACGCTACCGGGGAAGTTTCCATGTACGACCTTTTAAAGGCTTCCCTGAGACAGCGTCCGGATTTCATCATTGTGGGTGAAGTCAGAGGCAGTGAAGCTCGTACTCTGTTCCAGGCAATGTCAACAGGGCATGCAACAAGCTCAACAATGCACGCAGGAGATGTACAGACCGTTATAAACAGGCTTACCCATGAACCCATAAATGTGCCTCATATTATGCTGCAGTCGCTTGATGTACTCTGTATCCAGGAACAGGTGTACATAGAAGAGAAAAGGGTTAGGAGAACAAGAAGTCTTGTAGAAGTCCTTAACGTTGACACTGAGACAGGGGACCTTGGCATAAACGAGATTTTCAACTGGGATCCTTCCGGGGACTGCTTCCTGAAAGTTGGTGATTCCCATCTCATGCAGGAGATCATGCATGTTAGAGGATGGGATTCAGGCCAGTTAAGAAGCGAAATCGAGAGTCGGAGAAAGATTCTTACCTACCTGTATGAGAAAAATATGAGGAGTTACATCCAGGTATCTCTTGTAGTGCAGGCATATCAGAGTTATCCGAAAATAGTCATGGAAGGTATAGAAAACGATACTCTGTACAGTCTGATACAGGATATGGTTGCTTAA
- the larE gene encoding ATP-dependent sacrificial sulfur transferase LarE, with amino-acid sequence MDIARIEMIREAIKARESAVIAFSGGVDSSTLASLAFEVLGEKSIAVTIDSPLFPRQQLETAAQTACEIGIQHKILPFSLNSIPYFSANTINRCYFCKKALLETLVEFAEKTGYNVVLEGTNASEIIGENRPGYRAIEEAGEKIFTPFVEFNVTKEEIREIASNHALSAASRPSASCLATRIAYGQPITTEALEKIENAEDYLLSLGFTQFRVRMHSNLARIEVTGEEFEDALRKKEKISRHLKALGFDYVTLDLEGFRSGSMDEPHMRKKFEEI; translated from the coding sequence ATGGACATTGCAAGGATCGAAATGATAAGAGAGGCTATAAAAGCCAGAGAAAGTGCAGTCATTGCATTTTCAGGGGGCGTGGACAGTTCAACTCTTGCATCGCTGGCATTTGAGGTACTTGGGGAAAAATCCATTGCCGTAACTATAGATTCTCCACTGTTTCCCAGGCAGCAGCTCGAAACCGCTGCCCAGACAGCCTGTGAAATCGGGATTCAGCATAAAATCCTTCCTTTCTCCCTGAACAGCATACCCTATTTTTCCGCAAATACGATTAACAGGTGCTACTTCTGTAAAAAAGCCCTTCTTGAAACCCTGGTAGAGTTCGCGGAGAAAACCGGATATAATGTAGTGCTTGAAGGGACAAATGCTTCGGAAATAATAGGGGAAAACCGTCCCGGGTACAGAGCAATTGAGGAAGCAGGTGAAAAGATTTTTACCCCATTTGTGGAGTTTAACGTTACAAAAGAAGAGATCAGGGAGATTGCCTCAAATCACGCCCTTTCAGCAGCCAGCAGACCGTCCGCATCCTGCCTTGCCACACGTATTGCTTACGGACAACCTATTACTACCGAGGCTCTTGAGAAAATTGAAAACGCCGAAGACTACCTTTTATCTTTGGGTTTTACACAATTCAGGGTCAGGATGCACTCCAACCTTGCCAGGATAGAGGTTACTGGGGAGGAGTTTGAGGACGCACTCCGCAAAAAAGAAAAAATATCCAGGCATCTTAAAGCTCTTGGCTTTGACTATGTAACCCTCGACCTTGAGGGCTTCCGTTCAGGGAGTATGGATGAACCTCATATGCGGAAAAAATTTGAAGAAATATGA
- a CDS encoding DUF531 domain-containing protein: protein MLTLGIVNTYDKIKVLDAHYRAIARAAPICHAFGFHLALYNFPFKMTAEELVAFVMDKTTIGESGSYLRVLYEKNHLSVSDLPKKGFPSHFGEIVITTSKPDPKRQVKPVIIAEEALRNRSFLFLVGLGHKGLPKELFERGKYHLDITSKGLSLETCTALGAIPAHLAGLMEQMDHKK from the coding sequence ATGCTCACTCTTGGAATCGTAAATACCTACGACAAGATCAAAGTTCTCGATGCGCATTACCGTGCAATTGCCAGAGCCGCTCCAATCTGCCATGCGTTTGGGTTCCACCTTGCCCTTTATAACTTCCCTTTCAAAATGACCGCAGAAGAGCTGGTCGCGTTTGTAATGGATAAGACCACTATAGGAGAATCGGGAAGTTATCTCAGGGTCCTTTACGAAAAAAATCACCTTTCAGTGTCCGACCTTCCAAAGAAAGGCTTCCCTTCTCATTTTGGAGAGATAGTTATCACCACTTCAAAACCAGACCCAAAAAGACAGGTTAAGCCCGTGATAATCGCTGAAGAAGCGCTACGCAACCGTTCATTTCTATTTCTTGTGGGCCTCGGGCATAAGGGGCTTCCAAAAGAACTCTTTGAAAGAGGGAAATACCATCTTGATATTACCTCGAAAGGGCTTTCCCTTGAGACATGCACTGCACTAGGGGCGATACCTGCTCACCTCGCAGGTCTCATGGAACAGATGGACCATAAAAAGTAA
- a CDS encoding DUF7289 family protein, which produces MKNRGFKAISSFYRSESGVAVAVAAALLLGIVVAAMTTIQLNYVPVWKEDAEYAHMSDVWQDMARFKSNVDILAAGLEINPNSRLVLNSPVQMGGGDVPFIGGMKTGGTLAVNNDVSGMLIVVKDDQGGEYNSENILFYTGSVSYRPTNIHYVDETYCYENGALIVSRNDRSMMKLSPGIVLENGTGISINLSVRAVTLDGNRGVLASNSIEDMRLTCEGFGALYPNETAVKANITSVDLTIYTENPEAWEKYFENSANEIDLQKGTDYNLSTGTHLVTFSLPKKTRDINFKAYNTMIKIETET; this is translated from the coding sequence ATGAAAAATAGGGGTTTTAAAGCAATATCCTCTTTTTACAGGTCCGAATCCGGGGTAGCTGTCGCCGTTGCCGCAGCCCTGCTGCTCGGAATTGTAGTTGCTGCAATGACGACAATCCAGCTTAATTACGTGCCCGTCTGGAAAGAAGACGCAGAATACGCCCATATGTCCGATGTATGGCAGGACATGGCCAGGTTCAAGTCTAACGTTGACATTCTGGCAGCAGGGCTCGAGATAAACCCGAATTCAAGGCTCGTGCTGAACAGCCCGGTCCAGATGGGGGGGGGTGATGTGCCATTCATAGGAGGCATGAAAACAGGCGGAACCCTTGCCGTAAACAACGATGTCTCAGGCATGTTAATAGTCGTAAAGGATGATCAGGGGGGGGAATACAACAGCGAGAACATTTTATTTTATACAGGCTCGGTCTCATATCGTCCTACAAACATCCATTATGTAGACGAAACTTACTGCTACGAAAACGGAGCTCTCATAGTCTCCCGGAACGACAGGTCCATGATGAAACTTTCACCGGGAATTGTGCTCGAAAATGGAACCGGTATCTCCATAAACCTTTCAGTTAGAGCTGTGACCCTGGACGGGAACCGCGGAGTTCTGGCCAGCAACAGCATAGAGGACATGAGGCTGACCTGCGAAGGCTTCGGAGCCCTATATCCCAACGAAACAGCTGTAAAAGCTAACATTACCTCCGTGGATCTTACTATCTACACCGAAAACCCGGAAGCCTGGGAAAAATATTTTGAAAATTCAGCCAACGAGATTGACCTCCAGAAAGGCACGGACTACAACCTCAGCACCGGCACCCACTTGGTCACCTTTTCTCTTCCGAAAAAGACTAGAGATATCAACTTTAAAGCCTACAATACCATGATAAAAATCGAAACCGAGACTTAA
- a CDS encoding type II secretion system F family protein: MTYTSVDELAYRTFGNFFYKNKESFQELKVKIRHSHIPMSVDQYLASAFMYSIFAGIIGGIFGGWLGLKTFGDSISRLSLFVDSTRAGFAEEHLYMLAILIALLFFIISFLTVFGVAYIYPYFQADIRNACIEKSMLPAVTYMYALTRGGMSIYDVFRSLSKYVHIFGTSAEEVSYIVRDMDYLGMDFISALKEAKERTPSDRFKDFVDGLILVSSSGTITEYIKNKSEQYQDMAELANHNLLKRLDVLAEVYVTVLVAGPLFIMTTLVVLQFFRPASAQILYMLIYVIIPIATLLFIVLLDTVGELSMSPEKGNIPGYPINLADIPELSSEISVEEEEKRDKKLKLYRQLYNIKDRLFNPYRTIRDEPRYTFFLGVPLGLYYLTHLPKTLTDSINFNLHWNLNFAHVSNSSVQFISAIDDYLIIFIVIVLIPFIIFYEIRAWRMRKIDERMPDLLRNLSSMNDSGILLSNSLKIIAESKMGLLSNELKKLKEDLSWGTSTSRALMKLENNIRTASSSRIIHTLIKANESTSDLKSVLSITAEQVKGDERLKKERSSEMVVYVVTIYVAFFVFLFIVYVLAVYFFPESASFKSSSQGMGSGGIGNGYFNMGEYTMLMYHSALVQAITSGLIAGKMGQGSVYMGLKYSVSMMIITYAVFTFMV, encoded by the coding sequence ATGACTTACACTTCTGTGGATGAACTGGCATACAGAACTTTTGGGAACTTTTTCTACAAAAATAAGGAAAGCTTCCAGGAGCTCAAAGTAAAGATACGCCATTCCCATATTCCAATGTCAGTGGACCAGTACCTGGCATCAGCCTTCATGTATTCGATATTTGCAGGCATAATCGGAGGAATATTCGGGGGATGGCTCGGGCTGAAAACCTTTGGAGACTCTATTTCCCGGCTCAGCCTTTTTGTGGACTCCACAAGGGCAGGATTTGCAGAAGAGCACCTTTATATGCTCGCTATTTTAATCGCCCTTTTGTTCTTCATTATCAGTTTTCTTACCGTCTTTGGTGTGGCATACATCTATCCTTATTTTCAGGCAGATATCCGGAATGCCTGTATAGAGAAGTCCATGCTGCCGGCGGTAACTTACATGTACGCTCTGACAAGGGGTGGCATGTCAATCTACGACGTTTTCAGGTCTCTTAGCAAGTATGTCCATATATTTGGCACAAGCGCGGAAGAAGTCTCCTATATTGTGCGGGATATGGACTACCTGGGAATGGACTTTATAAGTGCCCTTAAAGAAGCCAAGGAACGCACCCCTTCGGACCGTTTCAAGGATTTTGTTGACGGTTTGATTCTTGTTTCAAGCAGCGGAACCATAACCGAATACATAAAAAATAAGTCTGAGCAGTACCAGGATATGGCAGAACTGGCAAACCATAACCTGTTAAAGAGGCTGGATGTCCTTGCAGAAGTCTATGTGACCGTGCTTGTCGCAGGTCCATTATTCATAATGACAACCCTTGTCGTGCTGCAGTTTTTCCGGCCGGCTTCAGCCCAGATCCTTTACATGTTAATTTATGTCATAATACCCATTGCAACCCTGCTCTTCATAGTGCTCCTCGATACGGTGGGAGAACTCTCCATGAGCCCGGAAAAGGGAAATATTCCCGGTTATCCCATAAACCTTGCCGATATCCCGGAACTCAGCTCAGAAATCAGTGTAGAAGAGGAGGAAAAAAGGGACAAAAAGTTAAAGCTATACAGACAGCTTTACAATATCAAGGACCGTCTTTTTAATCCTTACCGGACTATCCGGGACGAGCCCAGATATACATTCTTTTTAGGGGTCCCTCTGGGGCTTTACTATCTCACCCATCTTCCTAAAACGCTTACTGACAGTATCAATTTTAATCTCCACTGGAACCTGAACTTTGCCCATGTCAGCAACAGTAGTGTTCAGTTTATCAGCGCAATTGATGATTACCTGATCATATTTATCGTAATCGTACTCATTCCTTTCATCATATTTTACGAGATCAGGGCCTGGAGGATGCGAAAAATTGATGAGAGAATGCCTGACCTGCTGAGAAACCTGTCAAGTATGAATGATTCGGGGATCTTGCTCTCTAATTCATTAAAAATAATCGCAGAATCCAAGATGGGACTCCTCAGCAATGAACTCAAAAAGCTAAAGGAAGACCTCTCATGGGGAACTTCTACTTCAAGAGCCCTCATGAAACTGGAAAACAACATCAGAACCGCTTCATCTAGCAGGATTATCCATACACTCATAAAAGCAAACGAATCTACAAGCGACCTTAAAAGTGTGCTCTCCATTACCGCAGAACAGGTAAAGGGTGATGAGAGGCTGAAAAAAGAGCGCTCTTCGGAAATGGTGGTCTACGTTGTCACCATCTACGTAGCCTTTTTCGTCTTCCTTTTCATCGTTTACGTGCTGGCTGTGTATTTCTTCCCGGAAAGTGCCTCGTTCAAGAGTTCGTCCCAGGGAATGGGGTCCGGAGGGATAGGAAACGGGTACTTCAATATGGGGGAGTACACGATGCTCATGTACCACTCGGCTCTCGTCCAGGCTATAACTTCCGGGCTTATTGCCGGAAAGATGGGGCAGGGTTCAGTGTACATGGGCCTGAAGTACAGTGTCAGTATGATGATAATTACGTATGCGGTCTTTACATTCATGGTGTAA
- a CDS encoding type IV pilin N-terminal domain-containing protein, with the protein MTFVVVGKKYREFGQDCQAVSEVIGQVLMLAIVVLAFSSIAMLVFSEGGVVNPPHTPKADLQETIDTDTNTVKIFHVGGEAIDLEDVKIVLNINGEQEEFNVSSDGVSCSSTNNVLMVGDNIEINTSQRGIDLNSTDTIDMYFVHTGSDQVIQRVMLQSGNEEIEMEEHDGKSLFDYWITPYPNGSAINEIGASSPTIKVDEPKDEQFIEFMPPKGSPGSKYEEFTFGINALELGINNSFNATLKIDYWRHDSSSDDIVLKLNDGAPDNWTQIDKWEYNGKPGSKKGWVMDTRTIPLNGNVSNNTELENIKIRFVPSTKSGSENWNKALLIDFIGIHIKNL; encoded by the coding sequence GTGACGTTTGTCGTGGTGGGTAAAAAATACAGGGAATTTGGCCAGGACTGCCAGGCAGTTTCAGAGGTAATAGGGCAGGTGCTCATGTTGGCTATAGTTGTGCTGGCATTTTCTTCAATCGCCATGTTAGTATTTTCAGAAGGGGGCGTTGTAAATCCCCCTCATACGCCAAAAGCTGACCTGCAGGAAACGATCGATACTGACACTAATACCGTAAAGATCTTCCATGTGGGGGGAGAGGCTATCGACCTGGAGGATGTGAAGATTGTCCTCAATATCAACGGGGAACAGGAGGAGTTTAATGTATCTTCCGACGGCGTTAGCTGCAGTTCCACAAACAATGTCCTGATGGTCGGGGACAATATTGAAATCAATACGAGTCAGAGGGGAATCGACCTGAATAGCACGGATACCATTGACATGTACTTTGTACACACCGGATCTGATCAGGTAATCCAGAGAGTTATGCTCCAGAGCGGAAATGAAGAAATCGAAATGGAGGAGCATGACGGAAAAAGCCTCTTTGATTATTGGATAACTCCTTATCCGAATGGAAGCGCTATAAACGAAATCGGTGCCTCGTCACCAACCATAAAAGTCGACGAACCGAAAGATGAGCAGTTCATAGAGTTCATGCCGCCAAAGGGTTCTCCGGGTTCCAAATATGAGGAATTCACTTTTGGAATAAACGCTTTGGAATTGGGCATTAACAACAGTTTTAATGCCACATTAAAGATCGATTATTGGAGACATGACTCAAGTAGTGATGATATTGTTCTCAAACTGAATGATGGTGCCCCCGATAATTGGACACAAATCGATAAGTGGGAATATAATGGAAAACCGGGGTCGAAAAAAGGCTGGGTGATGGACACAAGGACAATCCCATTGAATGGGAATGTCTCCAACAACACTGAGCTGGAGAACATCAAAATCCGGTTTGTGCCCAGTACAAAGTCAGGTTCTGAGAACTGGAATAAAGCCCTTCTGATTGATTTTATAGGAATTCATATCAAAAACCTGTAA